The DNA region GTGGGCGCAGGCGACTGTCAAGTCTATACACCTCAACAGGACGCCTGTTGAGAAGGCCAGGGCAGGTAGCTTCGTCACCATAGCTCTGGATCGGGTTGATAAGATTGAGAAGGGGATGGCCATATCGACGAGACCTTTAAAAGCTGTGAAGGAGATTACGGCTGAGGTCCTGGTTTTAAGACACCCGACGATCATCAGGTCAGGATTCTCGGGCGTCTTTCACTACAAGGCCGTGAGGACCGGCGGCTATATAAAGGAGATTGATAGAGGGGAGCTCATGGTGGGGGACAGCGGCGTCGTTAAGATAGAGCTGTCTAGGCCGTGGCATATAGACGGCGGCGTCTTCGTCTTCAGAAACGGCCCGACGAGGGTGTTAGGCCGGGTGATCAACACCTATTAGGTGTCTATGCCAGTGTTGATACCTCCGCCTTTGTGTAAAGTCGTGAAGTGCGACGATCTGGAGCAATTAACCCTTGACGAGGCTTTGAGAGAACTCCAGAAGATAGATCAGGTTGAGATCTTGTGGCCTAACATATACGCCGTTAAGTACGACTTCAGGCGGATCACGCCTTCGATGATAAACGAATACGAATACTGCCCTCGCCTACTCTGGATACAGGCGAAGCTAGGTAGAAAACTCCTCACGCACAGATCGCTGATCGCCCTCATAAGGGGCCGCTTGCTCCACGAAAGATACGAAAGAGTGCTCTCAGCTATGGAGGACGTCATAACGGAGTATAAGATAGAGCTCGGCGATATGGTCGGGGTCATAGATCTAGTGTTGAGACGCAACGAGAGGATGATACCTGTGGAAATAAAAAGCGGAGCCACGACAAGGGGGTCGCACGTAAAGCAGTTGCAGATATATATAGAGCTGTTGAGGACTGATTTCGGGTACCTGGTTTATAGAAACAAGGTAGAAAGGATAGAGCGCAATCCCCAAGCAACTAAAATCCTTGAAGATATAAGGAGGGTTCTAAGGAGTCCGGAGCCGCCTCCCGTTGACAGAGAGCGTTGCAGAAATTGTCTATTTAGGTCAATATGCAATATATATTATAAATAGTAATATAGTTATGCTAATAGTATAAAATAATCAATATTAAGTAGACAAAGTATTTTAGATATATAGAAAAAAGAAATCTATAAAAAGGGCTTACTGGCCATAGCCTATGTCACCAAGCTACGTAGAGTATTTAGGTGTACCGCCGTTTACCCCCCCTTTTGTTTATATCTTAGCTACCTTATCTGCGGCATTGCTTCTCTATTTTACTAATAAACTTCTATATGAACTAGGTGGAATTAAAAAAATTCTAAAATATATTTTAAAAAAGAAAACATACAAGATTATTTATGAATTTATCATGCATAGAAGATTTTTCGCGGAGGAAATTCTAGGAGGTCTTGCGCACTATCTGCTGATGATAGGCCTTGGTATTTCGTTAATAGCTACCATAATAGTTGCTGTAACACACTATGCAGGTATAGTGTATAGCGGACCTGTATTTCTAGCATTCAGATATCTACTAGACGTAGCGGCTGTGTTCTTAGTCCTGGGCCCCATAATAGCAATCTACAGAATAGTGAAATATAAAAATAGATATGACAACATTAGAGAATATATAACTATATTAATAGGGTTTATAATAATAAGCCTAACGGGGATGATACTGCAGAGGTACCGAGTAGAGTACTACTTCGGCGGCCCCACGCCGTGGTCTCCCCTATCCTACTTAATTCCGGCGCCATCACATAGTTTATATATTTATTCATATTTTATCCATATAATAATTACATTTTTATTAATATCAATAATACCGTTAACTATGTTAAGACATATGATAATATCTCTTGTAAACTACGTTGAGTTGGATAGAGGATATGGGGAGCTCACTACACCATTTAATCTTGAGAAGATTATCGAGACGGGCCAGACCGAGGTGAAGGTAGGCGCGAAGACTAAAGCAGACTTGGAGCCGCTATATAGGGTTATGGCTGATGCATGTACGAAATGCAATAGGTGTGAGGACGTCTGCCCCGCCGCTAGGGCCGGCCGCCCGCTTAGTCCGCGCGTTTTTATAAACAAGATATCTGGCGCCAAGATCGACAAGCCGTTCTTCGAGTTGGGCCTCCAAGAAGATGAGGTGTGGGCGTGCACGACATGCGGGGCTTGTATGTTGTCTTGCCCTGTCTATATAAGACATGTCGATTACATTATTGACATTAGGAGAGGTCTCGTTTTCGAATCTAAGTTGGATCAGAAGAAGTCTGATTTTTTGATGTCGTTAAGCCAATACGGCAACACGCAGATGCAGAGCAACTACGGGAGGCATGACTGGTTGAGGGAGTTGGGAGTTAAGACTGTCGGCGAGAACCCCAACTTCGAATATTTACTGTGGGTGGGCTGTATGGGTAGCTTCGACGATAGGGCTAGGCAAATTATAAAGGCCTTGATAGGCGTATTTAAGAAGGCAGGACTTCTGGATAAGATAGCGGTGCTTGGAGATGAGGAGACTTGTTGCGGCGATCCAGTAAGGAGAATCGGCGAAGAGAGCAGGTTCCAGGAAATTGTGCTGACGAACAAGGCTGTGTTCGAAAAGTACGGAGTTAAGAAGCTCATCACCATCTGCCCACACGGCTACAACGTCTTCAAAAACGAATACCCCGGCTTCGGGGTGAAGCTAGAAGTTTACCACCACTCACAGATAATTCAGCGGCTGGTTGAAGAGGGAAAGATAGCGGTGAAGCCAGGCGGCGAGCTTTTGACAATCCACGACCCCTGCTACCTGGCGAGATACAACAAGGTGGTGGAGCCACCCAGGAGGGTGTTGGTGAAGCTAGGCCCCGTGAAGGAGCCTCCGAGAAGCGGGGAGAAGACCTTCTGTTGCGGGGCGGGTGGAGGCAACTACTGGTACGACGTCCCCGAGGAGAAGAGAATTAGCCACATACGTTTCGAGGAGCTCGTGGCTACCGGCGCCAAGACCATCGTCACGCTGTGCCCCTTCTGCAACGCCATGCTGTCAGACGCCAAGAGGACAAAGGAGAGCCCAGTAGCTGTGAAAGATCTGGCGGAGGTGGTGGCCGAGAAAATGCAGTAGCCCGCCGCTGGATAAAGCCATAATCTAAACAGAATTGTTTATTAACACAGCTGTTTAGATAGCTATGCCCATCAGAGTCGGGATAGTGGGCGTCGGCAACTGCGCCTCCGCCCTAGTCCAAGGCATAGAGATGTACAAGAGAAATAGGGAGGTGGAGCCCATAGTAGCTTTTAAAGACGTCGGGGGCTACACGCCCCGCGATATAGTCTTCACCTCAGCCTTTGAGGTAGACGCGAGGAAGGTGGGGCTGGATCTGGCGGAGGCCATATTCCAGCCGCCTAACAACGCCACTGTGGTCTACAAACCTCCGAAGCTCGGCGTAGTGGTGAGGCCGGGCCCTGCGCTCGACGGCGTGCCGGCGGGCGGCCTCGTGCCGAAGATAGTAGAGGGCACCGTCGAGGACGTGGTCAGGGAGCTGAACTCGACAAATACGGAGGTTGTAGTTAACTACCTGCCCACTGGGGCTCAGAAGGCGGCTGAGGCCTATGCAGAAGCGGCGCTTAGGGCGGGCGCCGCCTTTATAAACGCCATGCCTGCGTCAATAGCGACGAGTGAGTACTGGCAGAGGAAATTCGCCGAGAGGGGGGTGCCCCTCCTCGGGGACGACACCCAGAACCAGATAGGGGCGACCGTCCTGCATAAAACTTTGGTGAGGTTGCTGGCGCTTAGGGGGGTCAGGATTAGGCATACCTACCAGATAAATGTAGGCGGCACCCCGGATTTCGTGAACTTGATGTATAGGCGAGGGGATAAGGAGAAGACGAAGACCGCCGCGGTGAAGATGATGGCCCTCGGCCAGGAGTTCGACGCCTACATCTCGCCGGTGGCCCACATCGGCTTCCTCGGCGATAGAAAAATAGCGCATACCTTAATAGAGGCGGAGATATTCGGCGGCCTCCAGATAAGGATAGAGGCCACCCTCGACGTACACGACGCGTGGAACAGCGCCGCGGTCGTGACGGACTCGGTGAGGCTGGCGAAGCTGGCGCTGGACAGAGGAGTCGGCGGCCCGCTGATAAGCGCATCTGCCTGGGGCTTCAAAAACCCGCCGGTGCACATGAGCCCAGACGAGGCCTACAGAGCTGTGCTGGAGTTTATAGAGGGGAGGCGCGATAGATGAGGGCATACCAGCGGTTTAAACGTTGCATAGGCCAGGGCAACCTCTGGCTGTATGTAGTGAGTGTACTCGACAAGAGGGGGCCGCTACATGGATACGCAATAATACAGGAGCTGAGGAGGCTCGGCTTCAACATCAGCGCCGTATATGGCTACGTCCTCATCAAGCGGATGGTCGCCGACGGCGTCCTGGTCGAGGTGGAGAGGGAAGGGAGGAAGCTATACGCCCCCTCGGAAGAGGCGAGAGAGAAGTTAAAACACGCCGTCGATGACCTCCGCAACCTGTTACAACTCCTCACATGACCTGCGTCATACAACTCACCGGGGGCAAAGACGTGGGCAAGACGGCGCTGGCTGAGAAAATAATTGCAAAGTTAAAGGAAAAGGGGTACGCCGTAGCCGCCATAAAGATAAGCCACCACGACCCCGAGCCCCCCACCAAAGACACGCACAGGCTGAGGAGGGCCGGGGCGGACAAGGTCTTGTTCTACAACGGCGAGATATATGTACTCTACACCCGCTCTATAGACTGCAGAGATGTAGACGCCGAGTACGTGGTGGTGGAGGGGCTCCGCGACAAAAAAGTCGGCTACAAAATCCACATAGGCCCAGACCCGCCCCCCGACGCCGACGTAGTTATTGAAGGCCCAGAAGGAGAGGTCGAGGTTAGGTGCGTAGAGGAGGATATCTGCAAAGTCCTCGCAGTAGTAGCGACATATAGAGGCAGGAAAGCCGCAGACTAAAAACAACGGCCACCGCAGTTCACAGTAGCCCCTCGCCTAAGGTTGCACCGCGACGCGGCCTGGCTTTGTTGTTGCGAGCACAAGCGCCGAGGATACATACGCCGTAGATACTGCAATAAATATCGCATAAGGCATCCACATGCCCACAGCCGCGCCCGCCAGCGCGCCAAGATCTCTCATGAAGTAGTGGAAACCCAAATCCCCACCTCTCTCGGCGGATCTCCGAATAATTAGCCCAACCGAGGCTCTGTATGCGCCAGCTATTATGTTGACGACGAAATAGACTAGGGCGGCCTCAACTCCTCTAAGCACCGAAAGTAGGTAGAGGAGAAAAGCCTCGACAACTCTAAATACGGCGACTTCCTCCGCCTTGAACTCGGACCGGGCCGCAAGCTGTACAAACGCCCTTATTAAAACCGAGGCCGAGAGCGCGGCTGGGAGTAGCGACTCGCCTACCGAAATCTTCAAAGCCACTGGAACTGTCAAAGCCAGCCCCATGTTGAGAAAAAATTCGGAGACTGCCACTGGAATAATCCCCCGGGAAATAGCCAATCTAAAGTCCGCACGCCCGCTCTGCATTTTGGCGGGGAGAAACAGCGCCGTGAGGAGAATGTAGAGAGCGTAGATAACCGGCCGCGGGGCTATATACGCCGAGAGGTAGCCCGCCGCCATGGCGAGCTCCGTGTAGCCGTATAGCTTTCTGAAGTGTATATGGGCGGAGCCTTCCAGCACCCCAACTATCATGGCGCTGGTGGCGAACCCCCTTAAAAAACGGCCCAGCGAAAGCAGGTAGTAGTCGTCTGAAAAACCTGTAAATACGCTGGCCGCGATCTGCATCGCCAACGACGTGCGGAGAAGGGCGCCGCCGCCTAACAGATCTACAAAATAGCCGGAGAGGATCCTCGACATGGCGAGCGATAGGTAGTACCACAGAAAGACGCCGAAGAATCTGGCGGGGTCAAGCACGTAGGCTAGGTAGACAGCGTCTGAGGCGTAAGACGCCTGTATTAGAGCGAGGCAGGCGACCAATGCGTTATAGGAAAAACTCGCCGTAGGTCCTGCCATGTAGGAAGTAGTCGGCTACCGCCTTTTTAACATAAGGCACTACGTTACCCGGGAGCGAGTCCGGTCTGAAGTAGGCGAGGTGCTCCGCCTTCTCCGGCTCTGCGTTTGTAGGCACGCCCTCATACTCCAGCGCCTTGAAGAAGAAGTCGACGCGGTAGTGGCCCTCGAACCTATGCATGACGTATGCAAACTCCACAGACCTAAGCGTTATCCCCAGCTCTTCACGCGCCTCGCGGATAACCGCTTGAACCGCGGTCTCGCCCTCCTCGACATGTCCAGCAGGCACGCTGTAGTATCCGTCAAAATAGCCGGTGTTCCTACGCTTTAGGAAAAGAATCCTCCCGTCTTCCACTAGAAAGAGGTGAGAAGCAACTACATGAGGCGGACGCCTATCCAAGCGCTTCTGGGGCCCGCCCGGGCCATTCATATTTCCACTTACGTACTTGTTTAAAAGTTACATGAAGGTTCTATTTTACTCGGCTTAAGGAAAAACATAGAGGAACTATATGCCATACGTAAGGTCCTCGTTAGTAAGTACATAGAGCTGGTTCCAAAAATGTAGTGGCACTCCAGTCGCTTTTTTCTTAAATACGCCTATACCTCTTAGTGAATCGTATACAAATTTCAAGAACGGTCTGTAAGCCAGTCTCTTTGGACAAGTTTTTAATATAGGACGTGTTGTGTGTTGATAGCCGGGGTGGCCGAGCGGCCCAAGGCGCGGGACTTGAGGTCTCGCAAGAGATCCCGTCCCCGCGAGGGGGCGTGGGTTCAAATCCCACCCCCGGCGCCTTTCTTCACAAAATCCGTTAGCGCCGTGAGGATCTTGAGGGCTAGGTGTAGAGTGGCTATACAACGGTGGGTTTGAAACGACGTAGGCCCCAGACAGGGGCTTGCTACAGTGCGGTGCCGCATGTGGGCTGGGGCGTGTAGGCGGCACGCATAGGCGGGCGCCCGACGTGGGGGTGCACCTGGCTAGAATTAAGATTTTAATTTATTAGGCTGTGATTTGTTAGTGAGTGGGGCAGTGTTTTACTACGTAATTCCCTGGTTGAAGAAGGCTGTGGGATTTGACAGAGTTATGGTGATCGCGGATGTGAAGGCTCGGGGTTTTGTTAAGGCGGATGTATATGTCAATGATATGGATAGGCGAGAGGTGGAGTATTCTCCGGATTACGGCGGCTATGTTTGTACTGTGGAGCAGTGTTATGCAGATATTTTAAGTTATGGAGAGGCTGGGCCCTATCTTGTGGATTTGTTGTGGTCTCGGGGGCTCTACGACGTGGATAAGATCTACGCGCTGTCTGGGCCGCGGGGCAGGGCTATTCTGGCCGCGTTGGTGGTGTGGGACATGTTGCTGAGAGGTCGGAGCGTCTCCTGGGGGGCCTTTGACCCTTACCGCGAGGAATTTCTCCCGTGGCTTAACTACGTAGCTAGGTGGGCGACGGGGTATATACTTGAGGATGGGGCGAGAGACATTGCGTCAATTTAGAGAGGTTCTGCGCCTAGTCCCTACTATCGACGAGATTAGGCAGGTACTTACACGGCTGGGCTGGCCGCACGCCCCGTCTCAGCAACTGCTTTCTGATGGCGAGAGGGTGGCGTACTTGATTAGATATTCCCAGATTATGAATAGACGCGGCTTCGTTATCGGAGGCGGCTTCTCGATAAACTACGTCGTGTTGCCCGACGTAGGAGAGCCGCCTAGATTTACGTTTGATGTAGATACCGCTCCGCCTACGCCTACTTCTAAACTTTCTGTGTTAGAAATGGTGGCAGAGACGAACCGCGAGCTGGTAGAGGAGGGATACGCAGTTGCTGTATGGGTGGGGAGGCATGTCTATTTCGGTTTGTTTGAACACGACGTTGAGAAAGACGTCTTTCCATACCTACTGCCGCTGAGGGTGCCTGTGGTGACTAGGTGGTCTGGTGTGCCTCTGTGGACTTACCTA from Pyrobaculum sp. 3827-6 includes:
- a CDS encoding (Fe-S)-binding protein translates to MSPSYVEYLGVPPFTPPFVYILATLSAALLLYFTNKLLYELGGIKKILKYILKKKTYKIIYEFIMHRRFFAEEILGGLAHYLLMIGLGISLIATIIVAVTHYAGIVYSGPVFLAFRYLLDVAAVFLVLGPIIAIYRIVKYKNRYDNIREYITILIGFIIISLTGMILQRYRVEYYFGGPTPWSPLSYLIPAPSHSLYIYSYFIHIIITFLLISIIPLTMLRHMIISLVNYVELDRGYGELTTPFNLEKIIETGQTEVKVGAKTKADLEPLYRVMADACTKCNRCEDVCPAARAGRPLSPRVFINKISGAKIDKPFFELGLQEDEVWACTTCGACMLSCPVYIRHVDYIIDIRRGLVFESKLDQKKSDFLMSLSQYGNTQMQSNYGRHDWLRELGVKTVGENPNFEYLLWVGCMGSFDDRARQIIKALIGVFKKAGLLDKIAVLGDEETCCGDPVRRIGEESRFQEIVLTNKAVFEKYGVKKLITICPHGYNVFKNEYPGFGVKLEVYHHSQIIQRLVEEGKIAVKPGGELLTIHDPCYLARYNKVVEPPRRVLVKLGPVKEPPRSGEKTFCCGAGGGNYWYDVPEEKRISHIRFEELVATGAKTIVTLCPFCNAMLSDAKRTKESPVAVKDLAEVVAEKMQ
- the cas4 gene encoding CRISPR-associated protein Cas4 codes for the protein MKCDDLEQLTLDEALRELQKIDQVEILWPNIYAVKYDFRRITPSMINEYEYCPRLLWIQAKLGRKLLTHRSLIALIRGRLLHERYERVLSAMEDVITEYKIELGDMVGVIDLVLRRNERMIPVEIKSGATTRGSHVKQLQIYIELLRTDFGYLVYRNKVERIERNPQATKILEDIRRVLRSPEPPPVDRERCRNCLFRSICNIYYK
- a CDS encoding PadR family transcriptional regulator yields the protein MRAYQRFKRCIGQGNLWLYVVSVLDKRGPLHGYAIIQELRRLGFNISAVYGYVLIKRMVADGVLVEVEREGRKLYAPSEEAREKLKHAVDDLRNLLQLLT
- a CDS encoding molybdopterin-guanine dinucleotide biosynthesis protein B; the encoded protein is MTCVIQLTGGKDVGKTALAEKIIAKLKEKGYAVAAIKISHHDPEPPTKDTHRLRRAGADKVLFYNGEIYVLYTRSIDCRDVDAEYVVVEGLRDKKVGYKIHIGPDPPPDADVVIEGPEGEVEVRCVEEDICKVLAVVATYRGRKAAD
- a CDS encoding inositol-3-phosphate synthase, with product MPIRVGIVGVGNCASALVQGIEMYKRNREVEPIVAFKDVGGYTPRDIVFTSAFEVDARKVGLDLAEAIFQPPNNATVVYKPPKLGVVVRPGPALDGVPAGGLVPKIVEGTVEDVVRELNSTNTEVVVNYLPTGAQKAAEAYAEAALRAGAAFINAMPASIATSEYWQRKFAERGVPLLGDDTQNQIGATVLHKTLVRLLALRGVRIRHTYQINVGGTPDFVNLMYRRGDKEKTKTAAVKMMALGQEFDAYISPVAHIGFLGDRKIAHTLIEAEIFGGLQIRIEATLDVHDAWNSAAVVTDSVRLAKLALDRGVGGPLISASAWGFKNPPVHMSPDEAYRAVLEFIEGRRDR
- a CDS encoding NUDIX domain-containing protein, which encodes MNGPGGPQKRLDRRPPHVVASHLFLVEDGRILFLKRRNTGYFDGYYSVPAGHVEEGETAVQAVIREAREELGITLRSVEFAYVMHRFEGHYRVDFFFKALEYEGVPTNAEPEKAEHLAYFRPDSLPGNVVPYVKKAVADYFLHGRTYGEFFL